The Bacteroidia bacterium sequence TCTTACTGTATATGAAATTAATGTATTTAATTCAAATTGATCTAGTGAATAATGATATCCATAACCTTCTCCGATTTTTAACCAGCTGCTTCCGGGTTTATAAATTTTATCTTTAATAATTATTTCTTCATATTTATCATCCTGACTAAAAGCTGAAAACACTGAGAAAACAAATAACAATGTAGCAAGGGTTGTAATTGTGAAAATTGTTTTCATTATTTAATATTGTTTTTTGTTACAAATTCTGCTGCAATGCAAAGTTGGTTATACCAATCTTCGCCATACTTTCTAATTAATGCAGTTTTTGCAAATTTATATAATGGAACTCCCTCTTTTTCTCCTTTTGTTAAAGCCTGTTTACAAATATCCCAATTATCATAATTAACTGCTGAAAAAGTTGAATATTTTTTAATTCTTATCGGATAAAGGTGGCACGAAACAGGTTTTTGAAGTTTGCAGGTTCCTTTTTCCCAGCTTTTTTCTATAGCACAGTTTGCAATGCCATTTATAAAAATAGTAAAAGCACATTCTTTACCATTATTGAGAGGTGTTGTAAGATCTCCTTCAGAATCAAGTATTGCCACGCCATTTTTTTCAACATTTGTTATTGATTTTTCTGGCATAAAACAATATATAGAGGTTAATGCTTCTTCAATAGCAAGTATTTCATCAGGCTCGAGCGGAGCACCAGAATCGCCTGCAACGCAACAAGCACCTTTGCATGCCGTAACATCGCACATAAAATATTTTTCAAAAATATCCAGACTTACTATTTTATCTTCAATTTGAATCATATTTATTTCACAAGAATTTTTCCAGTCATTTCTTTTGGAATCATTATCCCCATAATATTTAAAATAGTAGGGGCAACATCTGCAAGAATGCCATTTTCAATTTTTTTAAATCTGTTTGAAATTAGAATACAAGGAACAGGGTTTAACGAATGAGCTGTATTAGGTGAGCCGTCAGGATTTACTGCGTAATCGGCATTTCCATGATCGGCAATTATCATTAACTCATAATTGTTTGCAATAGCAGCTTTTACTACTTCTCCAATACAGGAATCTATAGTTTCCACTGCTTTAATAATTGAATCGTAAAAACCTGTATGTCCAACCATATCGCCGTTTGCAAAATTCAAACAAATAAAATCATGTAAGTTTTTATTAATTTCGGCAATTACTGCTTCTTTAACAAAGGGAGCAGACATCTCGGGTTGTAAATCATATGTGGCAACTTTTGGCGAAGGAATCATAACACGTTGCTCGTTGTTAAAGATGTCTTCTCTGCCTCCAGAAAAGAAAAATGTAACATGGGGATATTTTTCTGTTTCTGCAATTCTTAACTGGTGCAAGCCAAGTTTTGAGATTGTTTCGCCAATAGTGTTTTCTACATTATCTGTATCAAATAATATGTGAATGTTTTTAAAAGATTCGTCGTAACGTGTAATTGTGAAATATTCAAGAGGAATAGTTTGCATTCCATTTTCTGGCATGTCTTTTTGGGTTAAAGCAATTGTAATTTCACGTAGTCTGTCGGTTCTGAAATTGAAACATAAAAATACATCCCCTGGTTTTACAATACCTATAGGTTCGTGTATTTCGTTAACCATAACAATTGGCTTAATAAACTCATCGGTTATACCTTCCTTGTATGATTCTTCAATTGCAGTTAAAATATTTGTAGTTTTTTTACCAATTCCTTTTACCAATAAATCGTATCCAACTTTTACTCTTTCCCAACGCTTATCACGATCCATGGTATAGTAACGACCAATTAAACTTGCAATTTTTGCTGTTGTGTTTGCAGTTTTTTCCTGCACTTCTTTTACAAATTCTAATCCGCTGCGTGGGTCTGTATCACGTCCATCTGTTAATGCATGTATAAAAACATTATTTACATTGTTTTTTGATGCAAGTTCGCATATTCTTATAAGATGATTTGAATGAGAATGAACTCCACCGTCGCCAATGAGTCCTATTAAATGAAGGTTTACATTTTTTTCTTTTGCAATTCGAAATGCATCCAGTAAAACTTTATTTGTGTCGAGTGTTTTTTCACGAATGGCTTTATT is a genomic window containing:
- a CDS encoding DUF3109 family protein, translated to MIQIEDKIVSLDIFEKYFMCDVTACKGACCVAGDSGAPLEPDEILAIEEALTSIYCFMPEKSITNVEKNGVAILDSEGDLTTPLNNGKECAFTIFINGIANCAIEKSWEKGTCKLQKPVSCHLYPIRIKKYSTFSAVNYDNWDICKQALTKGEKEGVPLYKFAKTALIRKYGEDWYNQLCIAAEFVTKNNIK
- a CDS encoding 2,3-bisphosphoglycerate-independent phosphoglycerate mutase, encoding MSTNKFMLMILDGWGIGDKSHSDAIFNAKTPNLDSLTSKYPHSQLLTCGENVGLPDGQMGNSEVGHLNIGAGRIVYQELVRINKAIREKTLDTNKVLLDAFRIAKEKNVNLHLIGLIGDGGVHSHSNHLIRICELASKNNVNNVFIHALTDGRDTDPRSGLEFVKEVQEKTANTTAKIASLIGRYYTMDRDKRWERVKVGYDLLVKGIGKKTTNILTAIEESYKEGITDEFIKPIVMVNEIHEPIGIVKPGDVFLCFNFRTDRLREITIALTQKDMPENGMQTIPLEYFTITRYDESFKNIHILFDTDNVENTIGETISKLGLHQLRIAETEKYPHVTFFFSGGREDIFNNEQRVMIPSPKVATYDLQPEMSAPFVKEAVIAEINKNLHDFICLNFANGDMVGHTGFYDSIIKAVETIDSCIGEVVKAAIANNYELMIIADHGNADYAVNPDGSPNTAHSLNPVPCILISNRFKKIENGILADVAPTILNIMGIMIPKEMTGKILVK